The sequence CATGCGCAGGACGTACTGTGTACAGAAGCCGCAATTCAGCGATGGCTTTTTATATTGAATAAAccatgtctctctctccctctcttgtcgatgaaattcgttgattcgtcttttgtcgatgaaattcgttgctttgtcaattcgattcGATCAGCGTGCAGCGGgtacagtgagaggggggctttagtaaacaaccctaaccacaagaccaccagTGTTTGCAAATAACGTGGTGACATGTGGCTAATCCAATGTAATAATTTCTTCTTCAGGAAACCAAACGCCTGCATTCAGGTCGAAGACTCCGGCCCCGATACTGCTTCTGGATTTCAGATCAACACGCCTCTCAGCGAGGACTGTCTGTACCTGAACGTGTGGCAGCCGACCCCCGTCCCTACCGGAGCAACCGTCATGGTTTGGATCTACGGCGGCGGCTTCTCAACGTACGTGTTTTTAACGGGTTTGTTCAATGCAAGGCTATATTTGACCACTTCTAGGCACTGACTAAGTTGATGGAAGATAAAGATGATTATGCTAAAAGATAGCGGGGGAACATTGGGTTTGAAGGCTTGTAGGTTGTATACGGGACGGAAACAGTCATCGAAAGTTCCATGGCAGTCCGCGTCTGGAAAGAAGCTGTTGCCGTAGAAGCTTACTTTTAGACTTTGTGTCGATGTGATTTATAATAACTTCCGCAGAAACGCACATGCGCGTTGGATTCATAAAATGTCCTCATCAATTATTTAAATGAGATCTTTCTTACCCATCATCAATTCATTGAGTTGTTCTGTTttaaatattttgacaaaaaattcTCCAAGCGTGTCTGTCTTCCATGATGTTCCTTAAGTCTTAAGACCTGCTCCCGGTATCCCTGGCAAGTTGGTTTATGTAGATTCAAATGGTAGAAATGGCTGATGAAGCGACGTCACGAGACAAGACACCGACGACGCATTGATGGCAGTTTATCAACTCCATGAAAACGGAGGTGTTGTAATCAGTTggtgtacgtgtgtgtttgtttatcttgatGTGATTCCGCAGTGAGGTGAATATTGCTTAATGGCAGTagaagtggtgtaataggatactagTACTTGGAATTGGAGGTATGATTTGGCTCGGGTCCAATGGTGTTGTAGTTGAGAGCCAGGATGGCTACACCAACACAGTAATGCCAGGTCGTTAGGGGTACGCACTTAGAGCTTGTTCCGTGTTGTTCTAACATGTGCAAAAATTGGTTCTACAGTGGTTCGTCTGCCCTTGACATGTACGATGGCCGGTACCTGGCCGCCACAGAGGGAGTCCTGGTGGTGAGTATGAACTACCGGGTCAGCACGCTGGGGTTCGCCTACACCGGGACGGACGACGCGCCCGGAAACATGGGGCTGACGGACCAGCTGCTGGCGCTGCAGTGGCTGCAGGACAACATCGCGGCGTTCGGAGGCGACCCCGCCAAGGTCACCATCTTCGGTGAGAGTGCGGGCGCGGTGAGCACCGCCTTCCATCTGATATCTCCGGAGAGCAGAGACGTGTTCGATCGCGCCATCCTGCAGAGCGGAACGGCTACACTTCCGGGGCTGATCTACTCTGCAGACGACATGTACGGCAATACCAAGGCTCTGGCCGGGAGTCTGGGATGCCCCACTGAACAAGGTCCAACAGCCATGATGGCGTGTCTAAGGGAACAGGATGCAGAGAACATTGTGGCCAGCTACCCGCCGACCTACCCTGTCATCGACGGGAGCTTCATCCCAGAAAACCCGGCAAAGGCGCTCAGTGATGGGGAGTTCAAACATACGGACATCCTGCTAGGCAGCAACACAAACGAGGGGATGATGTTCTTCATACTATTTGGAATTCCAGGGTACATTGTTGGTTCGGAGAACAGTATCGATAGGAACCAGTTCGTGCAGAACATTAATACGATGGCGTATGCTCTTGGTCTTAACGAGTTGGCGCTGGAGGCAATCGCCTTCCAGTACACCGACTGGCTGCGCCCCGATGACGATGACATGTACCGAGACGCCCTGGACACCATCTTCACAGACCAGTCGTTCGTTTGCCCGAACTTTGGCACGGCGCGCGCTCATGCCCGAGCCGGGACGACGGCGTACATGTATGAGTTCGCCCATCGGCCCTCCCTCTCGCCCTATCCCGACTGGGCGGGCGTGCTACACGCCGATGAAATACCAATTGTGTTCGGGCAGCCCCTGAACGCTACCTTGGGGTACACCACCGAGGAGGCCGACCTGTCTCGTAGGATGATGCGGAACTGGGCAAACTTCGCTAAAACAGGGTGATAGTCTTCAAACTTATTTTCTTGCAGTCTTATTCATCGGTGTCCAACTCAGCACTGAAATGACAATCTTGTGACAGGTGTAACCAATGGCTATCTTACGTTGATGTCTTTATCTTATTTCACGTTTGTACCGGCTATTTCACAACAAGTCCATGATTATAACAAATGTTAAGCAATGCTTTGAAGTTCCAATCGAGTATCAGAACTGTTATTTGGACAGGATTCATCGTGTTACAGTTTGCAGACACATATCTATCTTCTATATCTATGTCCCTGCATAAGTTAAGTTGCCATCTTGGAAGCTTCCATTGAGAACTTCGTATCTGTCACTCCGTGGAAGCTTCCATTGAGAACTTCGTATCTGTCACTCCGTAGGAACCCCAACAACGACGGCGAGGCGGTGTGGAGCTCCTACACGGAGTCCAGCCGAGGCTACGTGATGTTAGACACGGACGCGCCACGCATGGTGACCGGACAGAAGGCCAAGGAGTGTGCCCTGTGGGACACCTACGTGCCTGCTCTCCTCAGCAGGGCAGGTGGGTTTGCACATGAATGATACTGAAATATCTTGTTAGAGAGCTATTTTAACATGTTAAGGACAGTACTTCTTCGAATGTTCTTTTTATCAATTCTACATATTTGAAGATTAACTTTTCTCAAAGTCGTTTGAAAAAGCATTCTCTGTATTGTCGTATTTTCGTTTGTCCTAACACATGTTGAAGCTATTTAactttgaaatttggaaaaaaaagattttatgtATACTAGTGGCTTGCCAAAGTTAGAGGAACGTGTCCACATACAAAGTTACTTATGTAATGACCACCCTTGGAAAGTTGTTTTCCTGAACGATAAACTAAATGACCATATGATACAAAAACACAGCATGAACGGTCCTATTCTACGAGACTTTTGCAATAACCAAAACGACCCGAatgaacagacaaacaaacaaacacttttaGTGACGACACCTTGTACATTTGACCTCACAGCGGTTTCTCTTCTACCACTAACGTAATTATATTTCTTTCATACTACAGTATGGATGTAATATATTgctttctctcatgtttctacACGGTGTTTTTTCAGAAACAGCAGAGCCCGAGCAGTGCCAGGCAGTGGTAGAGTCCGGCTCGGTCGCGACGTTTTGGGGACAAAGTCTGGCTGTAGCTCTCTTCATGAATGTCATCAAGGACATCATCAGTTTCATCACGACCATCTTCGTCGTcctctaaagcccccctctcactggacccgcggcgtcgctgcggccgatcgaattgacaaagcaaacaacgaatttcatcgacaaaaaacgaatcttgttgagctttgtgtgttttgttgtcttacttgtacgttttgaatgacattctcattataaagtcaagggtaacgcaaatccagtttaggacgcagcgacgccgccagcgcgccgcgggtccagtgagaggggggcttaagagaTGTAGTCAGATGCTCCCACACTGGACctcggtcgctcagcgatcgccgtctagtctTTATAATgcgaatatcatgcaaaactaAAAGTattactgaaaagacaacaaaacacacaaagcgtaaaaagattcgtttttttatcgatgattctcgttgagcgcgctgtcaaatcgctcggtcgcagcgaggtcgccaacgtgtagagggtccagtgagataggggtgAGTAGTAGCCGTAGTGAGTAGCAACTGATTACATTGCAGTGATCATATACAGTTTGCCCACAACATGCACTGGTGCCGCATACGATAGTGCCAGCGATGTTACACTGAAAAATGTCAGTGAAATAGGCTCTACCAGAAGTAGCTTACGTCCAATGTTAGTTTGGTGCATATTGGTTTCTAAACATTTATTCTGAAGAAAAGTTGAGACGTTTATTAAAACTGTTAAAACTGTTCTAAACCGCATAACTGTTTAGAAATCAATATAATACAACCGACAGAAATCGGGTAGTACTAAGATATATAGCGAGAGGGCGCTTGACACGCAATAAAACTTACAAAACATTACAACTTGTGTGCTACCTACCTTATTTCCTAGGCAGTTGCTTGACTTCTCCAAGATGCCACAGAAGTGGGGTCGTGCTGTAAAAACGAGAAGACCACACCCTTCCTCCAGCGGGGTGGAATCTATAGTAAGCACCTAAACCCGGGTTATCTGTACTTCCACGTACGAACTTATCATAACTACAGTCAAAGTAATGCCTCAGTCGAAATACATCAACTCATATGGTGATAGGTGTAAAATCTGTGACCAGTGATGTTTGCAAAATTTTAGAACAATTATGTATACTACTTCTATTCGCCTATAACAAGTACACTACGTATTATAAACGTATGACGTGTACTAGCTAAGCTCAACTTTTTTAGGATCACGGAACTCTGGGTAAGGCAGGTGGAAAAGAGCATGTCCCCTGGCAACGCACATGCGGTCCGGTCTATGTatgtcgtcatggcaacgatTTCGCCTGCCCCATGCGTTACGGCGCGGTCACAATCGTCGCACGACCGTCGTACGATTTCGATGTCGTAGAATTTACGATGGATCCAGCAAACTGTGACACAAACGCCGACAAGGATccaagacagccttttccgaAACAATACAGCTGAAGTTTGCATGGTAcatacacgactttcccaagaatgccttcagtttgCGATTGCACGACCATCGTACGATGAATGTGACCGGACCTGATCCAAAGTTCTCTGTTTCTGGGCATACGATGGGATCCATAGAATATAGTATATAGTCTATATCTTAAGATACAGAAGCACACAGAAATGACAAACACGTAAAGTGTCGAGCGTTTAATGACTTATGGACTGCATAGTTTCATTTCGCGGTAAGGCAGTGTAAAACCTAGACTCCGCATCAAAATGCAtagcatgatttattttgtatttttttttgctcaAATTTCGGGATAATATTTTCCTGTTAGGGTTTGTGTGTTCTATGCATGACTTTGTTAACGACGTGCCCCGCTGTTTTCTGCCAACATGTTACAAGCAATACAAGGCAGCAAGAGACAAAAATGGTATACAGAACTCTGGGGTCAATAATATCACGTCCCTGGATACTAGGAAGCGTGTATGAGGAACCCACATCTATAGCAAAGTCCGTTACATACACAGCGACTACACACTGATCCACAAGTGCATACAACAAGTCAAAACTGTattgtcaccatggcaacggaaCAATCCTTCGTCAGATATGTGTATTAACAGCAGAATTGTACATTTTAAGAATAGTTCAACGGACGATATAGGTTACTTTTAGTCCTTTGATGCAATATTTGTTGAAATTGAAAAGTATAAGGAATATAGTTGACAGAATATTCAAACTTGTAATTTGCCATTTTGTTGGACTTAACTCGTTAATTACATCAATGAAAATAGCCGTTTTTCACCTATGTCGTCCGCTTTAAGTATGGAATGAATTGATACTGCTAAGCTGTCCAAGTAATGTCTCCAAGTGACTGTACATGTCGCAGGCTGCAAACATGTGTACTGAGAACAAACTGCACGTACAAATTACTGAGGTGTCCTGCACCGTAGTTTTTCCGTTTACCTTACTTTGCTTCGCTCTTTTATAGACAAGCGCACAAGCATATACAGTCGGAATGTACATTTCATGAAACCTCATAGATATGCAAGGTGTATTTCAATTAGAGCAAAAATGAGCAACGAGTAGGTTAATTTGGAATAGAGATGGCGTTTTCGACAGGGTGTTTTGGTCCTTTTAGTGCATCTTAAGGGGTGGTTTATTGCAGGTAGACATGTTGTTCCCTACAACAATGTTGTACCGTATACGAGCGTGTACTGTATACGTGCGTGTACCGTACAAAAGCACGTATATACGGCGCCTTTACACGTCTGAGCGATCCTGACCATGAGTGAGACATGCAACGACCTTCGAGTATTCGAAATGCTACCATAAATCTCTTGAGTGAGGCAACATCGCGAAAAGCTGGCGGATATTTCCGAAAGATACGGTTGTGCCATTATACGACTCGAGTGCGCAAAAGATTGTTTGTAGATTTGGCCCACTATCCAAGAAGCTGCATATACATGTTTTATTACGTTGTAAGATTCATGGACAAGCTCACGCCGTAAAAAGGGAAGGTTATTCAAGGTTATTCAGAGAGCAGAATTTTTCCGTTCTATTGGTCGATATGCACAGAAgttttgcaaaataaatgttGGCGTTGTGCTAGTTCGGTAAGCTCGTGAATTTGATGGCAGTAAATCGAGGGATACGCATCGTCTTGTGAAAACTT comes from Branchiostoma lanceolatum isolate klBraLanc5 chromosome 2, klBraLanc5.hap2, whole genome shotgun sequence and encodes:
- the LOC136428396 gene encoding cholinesterase 1-like, with amino-acid sequence MHKLVLLITYTVSGTDALLPCTERTDFRSCKNTVQSHTMFLWVLAAVIAGLFGPVEVQAVADVTAPAGRVVGLEQDVSGTTVNSFLGIPFAHPPVGERRFRRAERLQPWDGVYDATRKPNACIQVEDSGPDTASGFQINTPLSEDCLYLNVWQPTPVPTGATVMVWIYGGGFSTGSSALDMYDGRYLAATEGVLVVSMNYRVSTLGFAYTGTDDAPGNMGLTDQLLALQWLQDNIAAFGGDPAKVTIFGESAGAVSTAFHLISPESRDVFDRAILQSGTATLPGLIYSADDMYGNTKALAGSLGCPTEQGPTAMMACLREQDAENIVASYPPTYPVIDGSFIPENPAKALSDGEFKHTDILLGSNTNEGMMFFILFGIPGYIVGSENSIDRNQFVQNINTMAYALGLNELALEAIAFQYTDWLRPDDDDMYRDALDTIFTDQSFVCPNFGTARAHARAGTTAYMYEFAHRPSLSPYPDWAGVLHADEIPIVFGQPLNATLGYTTEEADLSRRMMRNWANFAKTGNPNNDGEAVWSSYTESSRGYVMLDTDAPRMVTGQKAKECALWDTYVPALLSRAETAEPEQCQAVVESGSVATFWGQSLAVALFMNVIKDIISFITTIFVVL